From Mustela nigripes isolate SB6536 chromosome 13, MUSNIG.SB6536, whole genome shotgun sequence, one genomic window encodes:
- the DEGS2 gene encoding sphingolipid delta(4)-desaturase/C4-monooxygenase DES2 isoform X1: MLTTTCATGGLAFVRGRWFFPSSKTLTLSGLCLQLVNGVSWLKVALATPSLPLPAGRQAALESLTFTAARSLPRRRQEARGCEPSVGGTPGHAKYPAIKALMRPDPRLKWTVLGLVLVQLLACRLVRGLAWRWLFFWAYAFGGCVNHSLTLAIHDLSHNAAFGSGRAAHNRWLAVFANLPVGVPYAASFKKYHVDHHRYLGGDGLDVDVPTRLEGWLFCTPARKLLWLALQPFFYSLRPLCVHPKAVTRMEVLNALVQLATDAALFALWGLKPVVYLLASSLLGLGLHPISGHFVAEHYMFLKGHETYSYYGPLNCITFNVGYHVEHHDFPSIPGCNLPLVRKIAPEYYDHLPQHHSWVKVLWDFVFEDSLGPYARVKRVCKLAEDRL; the protein is encoded by the exons ATGCTAACGACGACCTGCGCTACCGGAGGCCTTGCCTTTGTCAGGGGAAGGTGGTTTTTCCCCTCCAGCAAGACATTAACATTAAG TGGTCTCTGTCTCCAGCTTGTGAATGGGGTCTCCTGGCTTAAGGTGGCACTGGCCACCCCgagtcttcctctgcctgcagggCGCCAAGCAGCCCTAGAGTCCTTGACCTTCACAGCAGCCAGGTCTCTCCCACGGCGCAGGCAGGAGGCCAGAGGCTGTGAGCCCAGTGTGGGCGGCACCCCCGGGCATG CCAAGTACCCGGCCATCAAGGCCCTGATGCGGCCGGACCCCCGCCTCAAGTGGACGGTGCTGGGGCTGGTGCTGGTGCAGCTGCTGGCCTGCCGCCTGGTGCGGGGCCTGGCGTGGCGCTGGCTGTTCTTCTGGGCCTACGCCTTCGGCGGCTGCGTGAACCACTCGCTGACGCTGGCCATCCACGACCTGTCGCACAACGCGGCCTTCGGCTCGGGCCGCGCGGCGCACAACCGCTGGCTCGCCGTCTTCGCCAACCTGCCCGTGGGCGTGCCCTACGCCGCGTCCTTCAAGAAGTACCACGTGGACCACCACCGCTACCTGGGCGGCGACGGGCTGGACGTGGACGTGCCCACGCGCCTGGAGGGCTGGCTCTTCTGCACGCCGGCCCGCAAGCTGCTGTGGCTGGCGCTGCAGCCCTTCTTCTACTCGCTGCGGCCGCTGTGCGTGCACCCCAAGGCCGTGACCCGCATGGAGGTGCTCAACGCCCTGGTGCAGCTGGCCACCGACGCCGCCCTCTTCGCCCTGTGGGGGCTCAAGCCCGTGGTCTACCTGCtggccagctccctgctggggcTCGGCCTGCACCCCATCTCCGGCCACTTCGTGGCCGAGCACTACATGTTCCTCAAGGGCCACGAGACCTACTCCTACTACGGGCCGCTCAACTGCATCACCTTCAACGTGGGCTACCACGTGGAGCACCACGACTTCCCCAGCATCCCGGGCTGCAACCTGCCCCTG GTGCGGAAGATCGCCCCCGAGTACTACGACCACCTGCCGCAGCACCACTCGTGGGTGAAGGTGCTCTGGGATTTTGTGTTCGAGGACTCCCTGGGGCCCTACGCCCGGGTGAAGCGGGTGTGCAAGCTGGCTGAGGACCGTCTGTGA
- the DEGS2 gene encoding sphingolipid delta(4)-desaturase/C4-monooxygenase DES2 isoform X2: MLTTTCATGGLAFVRGSGLCLQLVNGVSWLKVALATPSLPLPAGRQAALESLTFTAARSLPRRRQEARGCEPSVGGTPGHAKYPAIKALMRPDPRLKWTVLGLVLVQLLACRLVRGLAWRWLFFWAYAFGGCVNHSLTLAIHDLSHNAAFGSGRAAHNRWLAVFANLPVGVPYAASFKKYHVDHHRYLGGDGLDVDVPTRLEGWLFCTPARKLLWLALQPFFYSLRPLCVHPKAVTRMEVLNALVQLATDAALFALWGLKPVVYLLASSLLGLGLHPISGHFVAEHYMFLKGHETYSYYGPLNCITFNVGYHVEHHDFPSIPGCNLPLVRKIAPEYYDHLPQHHSWVKVLWDFVFEDSLGPYARVKRVCKLAEDRL; the protein is encoded by the exons ATGCTAACGACGACCTGCGCTACCGGAGGCCTTGCCTTTGTCAGGGGAAG TGGTCTCTGTCTCCAGCTTGTGAATGGGGTCTCCTGGCTTAAGGTGGCACTGGCCACCCCgagtcttcctctgcctgcagggCGCCAAGCAGCCCTAGAGTCCTTGACCTTCACAGCAGCCAGGTCTCTCCCACGGCGCAGGCAGGAGGCCAGAGGCTGTGAGCCCAGTGTGGGCGGCACCCCCGGGCATG CCAAGTACCCGGCCATCAAGGCCCTGATGCGGCCGGACCCCCGCCTCAAGTGGACGGTGCTGGGGCTGGTGCTGGTGCAGCTGCTGGCCTGCCGCCTGGTGCGGGGCCTGGCGTGGCGCTGGCTGTTCTTCTGGGCCTACGCCTTCGGCGGCTGCGTGAACCACTCGCTGACGCTGGCCATCCACGACCTGTCGCACAACGCGGCCTTCGGCTCGGGCCGCGCGGCGCACAACCGCTGGCTCGCCGTCTTCGCCAACCTGCCCGTGGGCGTGCCCTACGCCGCGTCCTTCAAGAAGTACCACGTGGACCACCACCGCTACCTGGGCGGCGACGGGCTGGACGTGGACGTGCCCACGCGCCTGGAGGGCTGGCTCTTCTGCACGCCGGCCCGCAAGCTGCTGTGGCTGGCGCTGCAGCCCTTCTTCTACTCGCTGCGGCCGCTGTGCGTGCACCCCAAGGCCGTGACCCGCATGGAGGTGCTCAACGCCCTGGTGCAGCTGGCCACCGACGCCGCCCTCTTCGCCCTGTGGGGGCTCAAGCCCGTGGTCTACCTGCtggccagctccctgctggggcTCGGCCTGCACCCCATCTCCGGCCACTTCGTGGCCGAGCACTACATGTTCCTCAAGGGCCACGAGACCTACTCCTACTACGGGCCGCTCAACTGCATCACCTTCAACGTGGGCTACCACGTGGAGCACCACGACTTCCCCAGCATCCCGGGCTGCAACCTGCCCCTG GTGCGGAAGATCGCCCCCGAGTACTACGACCACCTGCCGCAGCACCACTCGTGGGTGAAGGTGCTCTGGGATTTTGTGTTCGAGGACTCCCTGGGGCCCTACGCCCGGGTGAAGCGGGTGTGCAAGCTGGCTGAGGACCGTCTGTGA
- the DEGS2 gene encoding sphingolipid delta(4)-desaturase/C4-monooxygenase DES2 isoform X3, with product MGNRAGRTDFEWVYTDQPHTQRRKEMLAKYPAIKALMRPDPRLKWTVLGLVLVQLLACRLVRGLAWRWLFFWAYAFGGCVNHSLTLAIHDLSHNAAFGSGRAAHNRWLAVFANLPVGVPYAASFKKYHVDHHRYLGGDGLDVDVPTRLEGWLFCTPARKLLWLALQPFFYSLRPLCVHPKAVTRMEVLNALVQLATDAALFALWGLKPVVYLLASSLLGLGLHPISGHFVAEHYMFLKGHETYSYYGPLNCITFNVGYHVEHHDFPSIPGCNLPLVRKIAPEYYDHLPQHHSWVKVLWDFVFEDSLGPYARVKRVCKLAEDRL from the exons CCAAGTACCCGGCCATCAAGGCCCTGATGCGGCCGGACCCCCGCCTCAAGTGGACGGTGCTGGGGCTGGTGCTGGTGCAGCTGCTGGCCTGCCGCCTGGTGCGGGGCCTGGCGTGGCGCTGGCTGTTCTTCTGGGCCTACGCCTTCGGCGGCTGCGTGAACCACTCGCTGACGCTGGCCATCCACGACCTGTCGCACAACGCGGCCTTCGGCTCGGGCCGCGCGGCGCACAACCGCTGGCTCGCCGTCTTCGCCAACCTGCCCGTGGGCGTGCCCTACGCCGCGTCCTTCAAGAAGTACCACGTGGACCACCACCGCTACCTGGGCGGCGACGGGCTGGACGTGGACGTGCCCACGCGCCTGGAGGGCTGGCTCTTCTGCACGCCGGCCCGCAAGCTGCTGTGGCTGGCGCTGCAGCCCTTCTTCTACTCGCTGCGGCCGCTGTGCGTGCACCCCAAGGCCGTGACCCGCATGGAGGTGCTCAACGCCCTGGTGCAGCTGGCCACCGACGCCGCCCTCTTCGCCCTGTGGGGGCTCAAGCCCGTGGTCTACCTGCtggccagctccctgctggggcTCGGCCTGCACCCCATCTCCGGCCACTTCGTGGCCGAGCACTACATGTTCCTCAAGGGCCACGAGACCTACTCCTACTACGGGCCGCTCAACTGCATCACCTTCAACGTGGGCTACCACGTGGAGCACCACGACTTCCCCAGCATCCCGGGCTGCAACCTGCCCCTG GTGCGGAAGATCGCCCCCGAGTACTACGACCACCTGCCGCAGCACCACTCGTGGGTGAAGGTGCTCTGGGATTTTGTGTTCGAGGACTCCCTGGGGCCCTACGCCCGGGTGAAGCGGGTGTGCAAGCTGGCTGAGGACCGTCTGTGA
- the DEGS2 gene encoding sphingolipid delta(4)-desaturase/C4-monooxygenase DES2 isoform X4, with translation MRPDPRLKWTVLGLVLVQLLACRLVRGLAWRWLFFWAYAFGGCVNHSLTLAIHDLSHNAAFGSGRAAHNRWLAVFANLPVGVPYAASFKKYHVDHHRYLGGDGLDVDVPTRLEGWLFCTPARKLLWLALQPFFYSLRPLCVHPKAVTRMEVLNALVQLATDAALFALWGLKPVVYLLASSLLGLGLHPISGHFVAEHYMFLKGHETYSYYGPLNCITFNVGYHVEHHDFPSIPGCNLPLVRKIAPEYYDHLPQHHSWVKVLWDFVFEDSLGPYARVKRVCKLAEDRL, from the exons ATGCGGCCGGACCCCCGCCTCAAGTGGACGGTGCTGGGGCTGGTGCTGGTGCAGCTGCTGGCCTGCCGCCTGGTGCGGGGCCTGGCGTGGCGCTGGCTGTTCTTCTGGGCCTACGCCTTCGGCGGCTGCGTGAACCACTCGCTGACGCTGGCCATCCACGACCTGTCGCACAACGCGGCCTTCGGCTCGGGCCGCGCGGCGCACAACCGCTGGCTCGCCGTCTTCGCCAACCTGCCCGTGGGCGTGCCCTACGCCGCGTCCTTCAAGAAGTACCACGTGGACCACCACCGCTACCTGGGCGGCGACGGGCTGGACGTGGACGTGCCCACGCGCCTGGAGGGCTGGCTCTTCTGCACGCCGGCCCGCAAGCTGCTGTGGCTGGCGCTGCAGCCCTTCTTCTACTCGCTGCGGCCGCTGTGCGTGCACCCCAAGGCCGTGACCCGCATGGAGGTGCTCAACGCCCTGGTGCAGCTGGCCACCGACGCCGCCCTCTTCGCCCTGTGGGGGCTCAAGCCCGTGGTCTACCTGCtggccagctccctgctggggcTCGGCCTGCACCCCATCTCCGGCCACTTCGTGGCCGAGCACTACATGTTCCTCAAGGGCCACGAGACCTACTCCTACTACGGGCCGCTCAACTGCATCACCTTCAACGTGGGCTACCACGTGGAGCACCACGACTTCCCCAGCATCCCGGGCTGCAACCTGCCCCTG GTGCGGAAGATCGCCCCCGAGTACTACGACCACCTGCCGCAGCACCACTCGTGGGTGAAGGTGCTCTGGGATTTTGTGTTCGAGGACTCCCTGGGGCCCTACGCCCGGGTGAAGCGGGTGTGCAAGCTGGCTGAGGACCGTCTGTGA